TTCTGTAAAGACGAAGGTATTGACCATGTTAAGATTACTACTGGGGTACCGCGCGGAAATGGCCAAGTTGAGAGGCTTCATAAGGTAATGACCAGCGTTCTGACGAAGCTGTGTATTGAAGAACCAAAACACTGGTACCGCCATGTCAGTAGAGTTCAGCGAGCCATCAACAGTACGCATCAGCGTAGCATAAACACTACTCCATTTGAGTTGCTTATTGGTacgaaaatgaaaataaaggaAGACTACGATATCTACGAACTGATAGAGCAAGAGAATAGAGATAGTTTTATGGCTATTAGAGAAGAAAATAGGAAGAAGGCAAAGGAGCAAATTTTACAGATACAAGATGAAAATAGAAGGAACTACAACAAGCGAAGGAAGCCTAGTACACTGTATACTGTGGGCGATAGAGTCGCTATTAAGAGGACCCAGTTTGGTGTAGGCATGAAGCTCAAACCTAAGTTCCTAGGTCCATATGAAGTCGTTGGATGTATGGGACGTGATCGCTACAGGGTGAAGAAACTGGACAGCGCAGCTGAGGGTCCGGGGAGTACCACTGCTTCCTGCGACAACATGAAGCCATGGCCTGGTGAGGAGTAAGTCAGGTAAGCTTTTGATGTTTTATGTACGTGCGCATAACAGAGGGCGCCACACGTGTTTTGCATGCCTATGCATGGCGCTTTCACTATGTTTTCCTACCATGTTTCAGTATTTTGATGATGTgcccaatattttaaatatttaattaaagtgtAACGTGTTTCTTAAACTTAAACTATCTAATGTGTAACTGTATCACATAAAGTTATGTCAAagattaataatgttaatagcAAGCTTATAATGTTTGCCTATTACTATATACTGATGTTGATAATGAACCTAGTTTTTGAATGTTATGCCTTCGTAACATAATATGTTAAATTTAAAGATGTGCTTAGCAGTAAAAgattatattatgttacttaATTGCTAAAACCTATTTGATATGCTATTTGATCTCACGGATGTATCTAGATTCGTATCACGATAGTTCCTATTGTTTCAAATTACGTTGTAACTAGAGTCTAGAGTTGAGACAGTGTAGTCTGAGGCCAGACTAAAGAGTAGGACGGCCGATCTGTAGGATGCGTGGATTGGAACGTAAGGATTGAACGAGTGAGTGAGAGAacgaactgtggaatgaacgacGTGTGAATGAGAGAGTATGATGCCGAGTGTCAGTGcgcgtgaaagagatagcaaaaCGCCATGGGCAGATTTAAAATTGTAACCGGAAATTCGGGGAGACTGATTTCGGACGTACGATGTGACGGTGtaatatttctgtttttttcaataatataagttttcaaagtaattttgagttgtttgagTTCGCCCGACCCACATGAATATAAATAACTGAAAACAATTTCATATGGATTATATTGCTGGACCAGCAATTTATGATAAGCTTAAATTTTTAGCTGACagtggggttggcaactgtcaaaggtttgcatagatggcgccatcacagcttgcccctttctctagtttagttctatgagatttggcttaaagggctgacATTCAGACCGTAcgatcacaaaaaaaaaaaaatttgacacaataggctacatgactaattttttttatggtatcaatcgatcggatttgtttttaggatcaaatgtctatacgggacccattgcattaaagtaacacaaaagtcagaaattgtagtcaaagtccgacagtcgcacttcactcgcgaaacgccctatacaaaacgaccagaggccgtgacgtcatcgcccatcttgtagtatggacaaaacgagaaaattgcgtttttgtcggtgaaatattgcgtttatgtatatagttgctatacaatatttttttggatgaaatgtaaggaaccgaatggtacccttacttttatcgtttttggaagttaaaaaaaacttaaattttaaaactttcaggtcctgtaattttgtaatttttcaatattttattttaatattcacattattgtgataaattgctcgtttgctatctattttactagattttgttataaaattcaacatgtgtcatcatccctattctaaggactaacagggcaagctatgctggcgccgtctgttaaatacttcgaccggccaaccctatTGGAATTCAGGGGTGAAGCAGGGGCAGGCAGCACCTACCTTGACTGCAGCCCTCGGCAGGCCGGCGAGCAGCAGCGTGGCGCGCGCGGAGCAGGGGACCACGGCGCCGGCGCCTCCGGGGAAGCTGAACGAGTGGTGTAATTCACAGCCCTCCACGGAGATCAGGAAACCGCGGATGCGACCGTCGTATGTCACCACCAGCACCTCCCAGTTCCTGTCAATAGACGAATGTTACAGACAGACGGAATAGTTACATggcaaataataaaacaatgctTTATTTCTCTTTAGTCTTTACTAATCTGCATTAATGAGGGACCTATCGATACCGCAGATGACCCTGTGACGCATACCTGTTTCGACGTATCTCCCTGGCGATACAGAGAGGTAACTTTAGTTTATATCATACACCATATCGCTTTTTCGataattactattattatttctgtttaagagcgaaagaggtatgtcaggatcgtagcaaatgtaaatccgtggtctctgcctacccctccgggaaataggcgtgattatatgtaggtatacgtatGTGTGTTTAAGAGTTAAATCCTTTTGGGACTCTTAGCGCACGATGTGTGGTAAGTTGATTACAGTACGGACTCAAAAAAGAAAAGTATAATGTTTTGCTCACCATTTGTTATCCTTTACCCTGAGCGGCATGAAAATAATGTCGGCCACTGCGTGGGTGTTGTCAGTACATTCTAGCCCTCCTGGTCTTGTACAATCcttaaaatatcaaaattattattaaaaaaatatatatatattatttccaAAAGAGACAGTACAGTGATTCCCATACTAGGCTCAGCCTGTAACGTGTGTATTCTTTATATATGAGCTCAAGTATAGTCAAGTGTAAAGATATGGGTGCACagattatactcaaaaatatgtcctataGCTTCTATGTgagcaaaattaaaaactatgggacatattttagaataagttatatgcacccatattttcacACTTGACTGTATGTACAACAGGTtgcatttagaatagaatagaatagaatagaaataattttattcgtgagcacaaacacaaaatagaaacagatataacagagatataacaagagatgacaagagatataacagagaataaaaggataaagtgccacgaaatggtctcatctcagcatgttgctggcgacttccagcgctgatcttccgatgagaccatccggtgaaacaatcacgacaggtaacatgaatacaaaacaaaattaatatataacatacaaaagacaaagatagcaaaaagataaaaatacattacaataaattactatgtacaatgttgggtcgaacccgtcttggccgtacattacgcctgacagctagcgccatgcggcaactatgcagactaaactaaaaactaaatgaagaagacaggtcgatttcatgagcaacattaatattttatcgaTCTCACAGATTTAACTACGTACAAACAGACAACTGATGGCAATTTCTAAAGTAATGTGCCATGGCAATGacctgaatgaatgaatgaatgaatttctCGACCAATTTTCGTGATTTTTTACATCATAATATGTAAACTTACCTGTTGAaccaacttgtttttttttttttaatttttcaaaatggcttaGTTATGGGGGCTCGTGTGTGAGGTCAGTGAGGtgtaaataaatgcatttttactTACAGCCGGTATATTAAAGAGGTTGGATGCAGTCAGATCAAAGAAGCTGACCACACCATTCCCATAAGCCATGGCCAGGAACGAGCAGTCTGGACTCCACACCAACTTGCGCCACTGGGGGTATGCATCTCGAGACACTAAAAAAAGGAAACTTTATTACTTTGCAAGTTctcttttaatttttaagtatagCCCGTATCAAATAGGTAGTGTGACAGCCAGAGTGGACAAATATATGGCAACATCTTTTTGTTGTCTTCAGCAGTTTCATTTACCATAATTCTGAATGTAGAACTAGGTTACAGTTATTGCACCATAGAGAGCATATCACAAATGATACTGTTCACactattttgaatttaatatattttatctcCAGAATATTTTTACCATTCATCCTAATTCTCCGCTGTCTAATATTGGGAAATCTATATCTGACCTGTAGTCCGAGCTGCTATGGTGGCATACTCGGAGCGCTTTGTCCTGATCTCCAGAATATTATCAGCTAGGACTGCAATCACCTTGCCTTCATCCCCGAGCGCTATGTGCCACTTCTGCTGTCTTTCTTTGCATCTGAAATTTGATGAAAATTCATTATTTGATTCTATCTTAAAATTCTTTAATTCTACTTgaaaatagtttaaataaaaGGGTTTCTGTATTAAATTAACATATAAAGAAACTTACGCTGCTATGCTGTCAATAAGGCTCTTTTTAGGTCCGAAAAACTTCAACCATCGCCAAAGAGCCGATATATTTTCCGGAAGAATATTATCCGGCTTTTGCTGGAAAACATACATGTAATTACTTTTAACGAAATTATAATATACGTGAAGCAAACTGCAACGCTGTGATATGAGACTAAGCTAATAgttaaagaaaattaaatgaGAAAACTTACGATGTATTCAGGTTCTGGTTTCCATTCAGAAAACACGTATAATTCATGTAAAATGGATTTGTTTTCTTCCATTGTGAAACAATTTGATCACTAATAAACTGTTTAAATGGCTAACGATTATTTGATAACCATATTACActgaaatatttaacaaaattgaaaatatttcagTGTTGATGAAATTGAACGTATGTTTTTGACAGTGACAGAAAAGTATTGACGTTGTGATTGTCCGCTGGAGGGCTTGTTCAGAAACCTCGTCAGAAACCGTAAGGTCGCTGACATGCTTTGTTTCTTTTGTCTAAAgtggtgtccagacgggatgatcaaatcgaccgatttgatcagaaataaaattggcgtcaatctccaactaatggtgatatttgagccctctaagttaaaaaatgctccaaaacgaaaatactagcgtcacaaattggtattcttgcgtccgcaacTCCGCAGTTcgcaccccattttatcggtaatatcggtcataatcggcggtcgaTTTGGCAcgtcctgagggcctaccgcgaaccacgttagacgtgttgtctctctgtcgcacttgtaaatttgtacgtaagtgtgacagggaggcaacacgtcgaacgtggttcgcggtaggccctctgatttgatcggaaaatttcatcagattcgcgaaaaattgtctcgtctgaaCACAGCTTAAGTTTTTAATGGGTTTTAATCACATTTGATGAAAGTTTATTCCAAATATTTGCGACTATAAatttttgaaattaaatatatgtttacacCAAAACCTACGTTTATATTCAAACATACGATTACGATACGAAaggataaattaaaattatcctTTTAGGAACTATACCCTCTCTAAATGTCATGATTGACGTTGTTTCCTCCATTTATTTGTAGGTTAAGCTAAAACAAAAACAGAATATCGTAAAATCgtgttattaattttatattgtgTATACTCCGACTGTTCTTATCCGTGTTCTAAACTGCAATTGATAAATCATGAACATTTTATCAGATATATACTATAAGGTAAAAAACTTTCCTAAACTTTTACGCAGTTTAGAAAACAGTACTTTGCTGATTGTTTACGTTATGTTTCAGAGCTTAGCTAAAAATGAGGAAAACCTGCGTTTCTGGGAGAATTATCTGCATACTTTGAGGACGCTAGACTTTAGTGTGTACGCCGATAAGTTGAAAGTCCCAGCGTTGGTTCCAGTGGGTAACAAGGTATTCTTTAGAGGTGTTTTGAAACATACCAATGAAGTTACTGTTGCCCTGGGTGCAGACTACTTTGTTAAGTGCTCGCTGTCACAGGCAGAAGTGCTTCGGCAGCATAGAATTAAAGGTAGGTAGCACTTGACAAGAAAAACCTGTATGCTTGTTTTGACTTCATCTAATTCTTACCACTTTTAAATTACACACCGGTTTAAACATTGGCCACCCGTCATATCTTTGGCCAccacgttttattttataattgcaaacaaaaatacatatacttagaaataaattagtaaatatttttcagATGCAGAATCCAAAGTAGAAGCACTCCAAAAGGAAAGAGAATACATTCAAAACCAGCTCCAATTTGGtgctaaaaatgtatttaaagatCAAGGACAAGAAAGTCAAGAAATAATAGAAGAATTCACTGAAGAGGACGATTTAAAATGGAGAGACAAACACCGGGAGAACATGAGGCAGTACAAACAGAGAAGCAAGACTGAGGAAACTAAGGAAGAGGTGGATGATGAGGAACTGTGGAACAGACTTGAGGAACTGGAGTTACAAGAGGAATTGGAAGAAGAAATGGCAAAAATGGATataaatagagaaaaaaatgttaataaattgaAAAGAGGACATGATAATCAAATAGAAACAGATAAAACTGAAGAGGATATGCCAAAACAAGTTACTAGTGACGGACGAAAGGAAAAGCTTACAATAAGACATTTAgaatctaaaaataataaaatcttaaaagaAAAGGAAGCTCATAAAGATGATGATAAAATGGAACTTTTACAACAAGTGATTGATAGACAAAATGAATTGAAAGAGAAACTGACTGatttgaagaataaagaaacTGCTCCTAGTCAAACTGAAAAGGATATTTTATCAAGAATAGATGAAATGGAACAATTAGAGGAGTTAGAAGATGAAATGGACAGGTAACATAGTTTCTAGTGATGTTTTTGTGTATATTAGATCTGATAGAATTCTTATGATACCTAGcataaaattaaatacagaTTAAAATATATTCAGAAATATGAGATGCATGCAATTTTAATCATTCACATTTGCTTTACAGGTTAGACAACATTCTCCAAAATGAAGATGTGGAAGAAGCTGACGAGGAATCGGAGCAAGAACATTCATTGAAACAGCCGgcagttaaaataaaaagaagtgTGTCATTTGCTGATGAAGATGACAGTGAAACATTGGAATTAACATTCACACATTCAGAAACAGAACCAGATACTACACCTTATGATAAGGAGAAAGGAATTACAAAGCCTAGTGATATTTATGAAGCTTATGCTAGCTCATTTACTGAAACCACATCTATTTTGAAGAAATCAAAGTATGAAAGAGACTTGTCACCGTGTGGACCTAGAAATGAGAAGAGGACTAAAGTAGTTGACTTTCAGGAAGCAGAGGATAATCGGAAGATGAACAAGACCATTGTTGTTAATGATGTGGTTGAAAAAGTGGATGAGAATGATAACAAATATGAGAGTGGGGACAAGAGGCCTATGAGCTTATTTAAGAAACGGAGACAGCAAAATCTCAAATAAtgtaaatacaatgaaattaaataactttttggCATAAGTATACTGTGTTTTATTACATACGAATATTATTGATACCTCTCCATATCTTTGAGTAGAGTATACTTTcacaaaacattaaaaaaagaggGTACATTGATTGAAATAGTGCTGCTCGgctatttcattttttttattcgattataaaaaaattattatgttaGCGATGAAGAACCAACTTCTATGGATTATGTGACGAGAAAATTTGGGCGAacattttaaaaacttgttgaTTTCAAGTTGGTTCGAGATTTTGGAACACCAtccaaaaaatatatgattCAGTGCATATTTCCGAACGAATCGTAATACTCATTTCCAGACGAACAACAGCTGTCAACTTGTTCTGTCACACAAATTCTGTCAGTTCAATCAGCCTTTTTGTAGGTTATGTTGTTAAAATAAAAggcattaattaattaaaaaataacacaaTTCTGACCACGCATACATTTTCACGATGCTTTCGCGCAACTGGAGACATCTCTGCCGGCGTTACTCACAGGCTGTGAACTTTAGGACCTCCGAAGCTTCACCAGTAAGTCATTTTAGAATTCATGAAAGTTACAACCAATATTGACTATAAGAGTATCTATTCTGGTACTTTAAGCTTAAGTAAAACCTCTCTTTGCTACTCCCAACACCACATTTGTCTCCGTAACCGTTTTTCAAAAGCCAAGAGACTACCTATAGTCTAAACTTTTTTCAGTCCCAACACAATGACAACCAAATCGGCATGTTCTACACGGTCAAGCCCGAAGTAGTGAAGCAGCTGTTCGGGCAGGGAGGGTTCCCAAAGAGCTTTCAGAAGCAGAACAAGACCTTCACAGAGGCTAGTATCATGGTGCGGCGGCCAGCGCTGGATATTATGGAGTGCATTAAGGCTACGGACTTTGATAAGCCAGTTATCAGATATGTTCTTTGTATCctttgaaaataactatttctagaaatgttttttatttatactagtGGCTGCTAAGTAAGTgaatgtataatattttagtttttacagTGTTTAGACATGGTAATGCTAGGAACGGTAGGAAAGGAAAGGCTAAAAAGTTTTGTTTTACTTTCTAGTATTGTAGAATTGAAATacagataaataaatatcataatactttgaaagtaagtaatatatttttagCCATCTTAATTGCATAGGAAAATCAAAATTCATTATAgaatttgtcatttaaatttaatcttctgtattgatgtttatttatattacatttGAATATACTGTTGATACTGTAATTCAAAATGTTGAGCAATATGTTTCCGAGCAACACAATCAGATGGAGAGAAAGGGTCCGGCAAGTCCCTCACGATGGCACATCTTCTGCACTACGCTCACACTGAAGGCTACCTCATTGTGCATGTTCCTTGGGGTAAGTCTATGCTAATCATAATTTCTGACTTGGTTATTAAAATTTACACTAAACTAGAGATGGGCGCCGACCCCTAAaatcgcggcggcggcgcgccggcaaaTAGAGGCGCGGCGGCGTGACGCCGGCGGCGTGGCCATGGATTTTGATGACCTTGGATACCTATGGCTcctttaaatcattatttttttatgatatacgaggcaaacgagcagacgtaaAACCTaacggtaagcgattaccgtcgcgagtaagtgcgttgcctatgagaatacgctcttttcttgaaggtttgaaggtcgtatcagtccggaaataccgcaggcttaCTCCACAATCCACAtttcacagtttagctgtgcaaggcaggaagtttctggagaaacgcacaagaactgccaaccatctaagtggtgaagatagaAATCTTGTCGCGAAGGGCGA
This region of Cydia amplana chromosome 4, ilCydAmpl1.1, whole genome shotgun sequence genomic DNA includes:
- the LOC134647373 gene encoding unconventional prefoldin RPB5 interactor-like protein, encoding MNILSDIYYKSLAKNEENLRFWENYLHTLRTLDFSVYADKLKVPALVPVGNKVFFRGVLKHTNEVTVALGADYFVKCSLSQAEVLRQHRIKDAESKVEALQKEREYIQNQLQFGAKNVFKDQGQESQEIIEEFTEEDDLKWRDKHRENMRQYKQRSKTEETKEEVDDEELWNRLEELELQEELEEEMAKMDINREKNVNKLKRGHDNQIETDKTEEDMPKQVTSDGRKEKLTIRHLESKNNKILKEKEAHKDDDKMELLQQVIDRQNELKEKLTDLKNKETAPSQTEKDILSRIDEMEQLEELEDEMDRLDNILQNEDVEEADEESEQEHSLKQPAVKIKRSVSFADEDDSETLELTFTHSETEPDTTPYDKEKGITKPSDIYEAYASSFTETTSILKKSKYERDLSPCGPRNEKRTKVVDFQEAEDNRKMNKTIVVNDVVEKVDENDNKYESGDKRPMSLFKKRRQQNLK